The following nucleotide sequence is from Cellvibrio sp. PSBB006.
TGTATGCACATCAACACCTGGTTAAGAATTTGCTGCTCGAATTTGCCTTTCCCAAAGGCGATCAGGGCAATGTGCGGATTGATGTGGTTAAAGACAATCTACCCGCTGCACAAAATGCAATGCGCTGGATTGCCGATTCTGTCGGGAGTGCACAATATTTTATCGCGGGGCAATTTACCTTGTGTGATGCGTATTTGATTCCCATGCTGGATTATATTGATCAACTGCCTGAGCCATTTTGCATCAACAAACAGTATGCAAACCTGAACGATTACCTTGCCTTCCAGCGCGCCCAAACCTATGCCGAAGGCGTGCTGGGCGCGCGCAAAGCTTGAGACGCTTTTCACATCAGCTGATAGATTGCCGGATATGCAAAGGATTGCTGTCCAATAACGCATCTGGCAATAACGCGGGCGGTACATCCTGATAACACACGGGCCGTAAAAACCGCTGAATTGCAGCGGAACCCACTGATGTTGTGCGGCTGTCCGTGGTGGCGGGGAAGGGTCCGCCATGAACCATGGCATGACACACTTCGACACCAGTCGGAAAACCGTTAAATAAAATTCGCCCGGCTTTACGTTCGAGTTCTATCAATAACGTTTTGGCCAGCGCGTTATCTTGTGGGGAGCGCGCATGAATGGTTGCGGTTAATTGACCTTCCAGGTGTGCAGCCAAATGCAGCATTTCTGTTTCATCCTTGCACTGCACAATCAAACTGCATGCACCGAAAACTTCCTGGCTCATAGCTTCATCAGCTAAAAAGGCTTTGGCGCTGGTACTGAATAATGTTGGTCGGGCTTGATTCGCATGCGTTGCCTGTTGACCCTGAGCGATCAATTTAACTCGCGGGCGTTGCGCGAGTGTGTTCACGTGCGCGTTGTAGTTTTCATAAATACCACATGACAGCATGGTCTGATTAGGTGACTGTGCAATACACCGGCCCGCCGTTTGAATAAAACGATCCAGCGCTTCACTTCTAACACCGATCACCAATCCGGGATTGGTACAGAATTGCCCAGCACCCATCGTCAGCGAACTAACAAAATTTTCTGCAATCGTTTCAGCTTGCTCCGCCAGGGTGGCCTGCAATAAAAATACTGGATTGATACTGCTCATCTCCGCATACACGGGAATGGGTTCAGCGCGTTGCGCGGCGACTTGCTGTAGTGCTAGTCCACCGGCACGGGAGCCGGTAAAACCCACCGCTTTAATGTGTGAGTGGCGCACCAGAGCTTGCGCCGTTTCATTGTCGTTGAGATACAGCAATGAAAAAGTACCCTCCGGTAATCCACATAAATTCACAGCGACACGAATGGCGCGACCGACCAGTTCCGATGTGCCGGGATGTGCCGGATGTGCTTTCACGACCACCGGCGCACCAGCGGCCAATGCGGAAGCGGTATCACCACCGGCAACAGAAAATGCCAGCGGAAAATTACTTGCGCCAAACACGGCAACCGGACCGAGCGGAATATAATGCATGCGAATGTCCGAGCGCGGCGGTTGGCGTTCTGGTATGGCGCGATCAATGCGCACATCCAGCCAATGACCTTCGCGCACTACGTTGGCAAATAATTTAAGTTGATTCACGGTGCGCATCCGCTCACCTTCAAGTCGGGCGCGGGGCAAACCGGTTTCGGCCATGGCGCGCTCGATCAAGGCATC
It contains:
- a CDS encoding glutathione S-transferase family protein — encoded protein: MSTLKLYGPEFSYFLRSVRLLCQFKGLAYEVTRAPYGKEIPIFGDEHASLHPFRKLPVLIDGDLVLPETMAIAFYLESKSGPSFLPGSIEGKAKILAQAGIVSLYAHQHLVKNLLLEFAFPKGDQGNVRIDVVKDNLPAAQNAMRWIADSVGSAQYFIAGQFTLCDAYLIPMLDYIDQLPEPFCINKQYANLNDYLAFQRAQTYAEGVLGARKA
- a CDS encoding aldehyde dehydrogenase (NADP(+)), whose protein sequence is MILTGEMLLGAKTIKGSGPVIYAVDPATGTQLQPAYPGGTKTEVDKACKLAAAAFNHYRHTGLHNRARFLETIAEQIFELGDALIERAMAETGLPRARLEGERMRTVNQLKLFANVVREGHWLDVRIDRAIPERQPPRSDIRMHYIPLGPVAVFGASNFPLAFSVAGGDTASALAAGAPVVVKAHPAHPGTSELVGRAIRVAVNLCGLPEGTFSLLYLNDNETAQALVRHSHIKAVGFTGSRAGGLALQQVAAQRAEPIPVYAEMSSINPVFLLQATLAEQAETIAENFVSSLTMGAGQFCTNPGLVIGVRSEALDRFIQTAGRCIAQSPNQTMLSCGIYENYNAHVNTLAQRPRVKLIAQGQQATHANQARPTLFSTSAKAFLADEAMSQEVFGACSLIVQCKDETEMLHLAAHLEGQLTATIHARSPQDNALAKTLLIELERKAGRILFNGFPTGVEVCHAMVHGGPFPATTDSRTTSVGSAAIQRFLRPVCYQDVPPALLPDALLDSNPLHIRQSIS